The segment ACAGTGAACTTGGAGACGATGGTTTCGAGTTTGAAACCGGACAGTTGGCTCACAACCTTACCGCTGCGCAACTGGATGCGGCCCTCGAAGAGATGTTCCTTGCGTTCCTGAACGCACTGCGTCAGGCCGCTGCGGCTGCGGCCGACGCAGAGGTTATGCCCGATATCCTCGAAGCCGAAGATATCGGCGGCGGCCTGATTGAGGTGGCGCAGAACGACGACGTCTACGTCATCCGCATTGTGGGCCTGTTGAGCAATACGAACGTGCCGCAGATCACGGTGGACGGCAGCGGGCTCACCGGCGATATCGATGACCCGAACGACGGCACCGCCGGCGTAGCCTCGACCGCGACACGGGTGGACGGCATCACCTCCGAGGCGGCAAACGAGATCCAGCGGCTTACCATTGACGCGACGGCAGCCGGCACCTTCACGCTGGCCTTCGGCGATGCGGAGAATAAGACCGTCGAGCTGGATGTAAGCGACGAGGCGCTGCGGGCGAACATCTTGCTGGAGCTGGAGGCGCTTGCCGGCATCGCCGCCGGCGACATCTCGATCACTGAGATGGAAGGCGATGAAGGCGAGCGGATCTTCGACATCGAATTCATCCGCGAGCTTTCATCCCTTGACCTGGAGCCGCTCATTGTTGCATCGGACGATCTCGAACTGGAAGGTGAGAACCCGCAAATCACTCTGACCACGGTCCAGGATGGCATGGACACCGGCATGAACGAGATCCAGGTCCTGAGGATGGATGCGACGGGCGGCACGTACCAGCTCGAGCTGTTCATTCCGGTCCTGGAGAAGACCGTGCTGACCCTGCCCATCGCCTATGACGCCAGCGCCGACGACGTGCGCCGGGCCCTGCAGCACGCACTGGCCCGGGCGCTCAACAACCTGGCCGAGAACGCGGACCTGAGCCGTATACGCGAGGCCTTCAAGAGCGACTTCACCGCGGTCAAGGTGGGCGGCGATTACATCATCGGGTTCCAGGGCATCACCCGTCAGACCGACCAGGGCCCGGGTGTGAGCCTGCTGAAGGTCCACGATGACGGCCTCACCGGTTCGGCCGAGATTATCACCCGCATGGACGGCATCAACTACTACGGCTTCGAGCAGGTCAATATCCATCTCGGCAGCGGAAGCGACGTGCTGAGCGTACAGGGCACCAGCGCCGGCAGCTTCAAGGTGGACACCGAGACCCTGCACGCGGCCACCAACATCACCCTCGGCGGCGGAGACGACCAGGTCTTTGTCTCCTCCAACGCCGACCTCGACCACAACACGATCTTTATGACCGGCGGCGAGCCGGACGTGTTCGAGTTCCTGACCGGTGATCTGGACGATTTCCGTGGCAATCTGAACCTCGATTTCGGTGAGGGCCGCCACCGGCTGCTGATCAGCGACGAGGCAAACCAGGTTGGCAAGGACGCCACGATTTCCGATCAGATCGTAACACCCACTGGTATCGGCACCTATGACCGGATCGGGGCGGCCGAGATCCAGATCCAGGGCCTGACCAAGGGCGATATTACCTACGGTGCCGATCTGGATGATGGGGACTTCTTCGACGGCATCGTCTACTGGACCGGCTACGGCCACGACACCGTGGTCATCGACGGGACCCACTACCGGGCCGGCGAGCGGACCACCACGATGCTCAACACCGGGCTCGGTGACGACCACATTACCGTCGACCTCACCGCCGGCCAGGACGGCGACGGCTTCTTCGTTCTCAACACCATGGGCGGGGCCGCCTCTCCGGTGCCGACGGGCGAAATTGGGTCCTACAGTGACAACGACACGGTGCGGGCGGCGGCTTCCACATTGCCGCTGATTATCTTCGGCGGGTTCGGCAGTGACGACATCATCTCCGGACAGGCTGACGACATCGTGTTCGGCGATTTCGGCCGCATCGAGTACTTCAATGAAGACGGTGAGCGGATCGCCTTTATCGGCTTCGGCGGCCGCGGAGAGATCGTTTCCAGCCGGATCCTCGATCCGACGTGGGTCTATTCCGTAGACCTGACGCTCGGCGACGTGGACATCCTCGAGGGCCAGAGCGGCGACGATATCCTGATCGGCGGTGCCGCCGGTGACTTTATCGACGGCGACGAAGGCCAGGACCTGATCTTCGGTGACGCGGTGAGGCTGTTCCGCCGCGACATCAACCCGGCTTCAATGCCGCCTGCTGCCATCACCGATCCGCGCTTCCAGGCGCTTCTCGGCCAGGTCATTTACGGCCGCACGGATCTCACCCAGGTTCAAATGGGCGCCCCGGTGCCCGAGCAGAATGATAGCGGCGAGGCGCTGGTGGATGGAACGGCGCAGCCGCTCCGCTACCAGGACGATACGCTGATTCCGGACTGGGCGGAATACCAGATCATCAACCTGTTCCACACGGCCGAACTTGAATCCAACCCGGATGGCAGCTTCGGCGACGACTACATCGCCGGCGGGGCAGGCCACGACATGATCTTCGGCCAGCTCGGCGACGACACGATCCAGGGCGACGGGTCCATCGAGAGCGCCGTGGGACCGGAAACGGTCATGGTCAATCGCATCGTCAATGTCCAGGACGCTCTTATGCCTGTCTATGCACGGCGGGTCCAGGACGGCACGATGTGGCTCGCGCCGGGCGTCCAGGTGCCCAGGATGGTTCTGGAGATCAACCCCTCGTTCGAGGCGGCAACCGACGGCGATGACTACATCGAGGGCAACGGCGGGAATGACACGATCTTCGGCGGCCTCGGCCAGGACGACATCATCGGCGGCAGCTCGAGTCTGTTCACCTTGGTTACGCCCGAGCAGAGGCCTGACGGCTCCGACATGATCTTCGGTGGGGCCGGGACGCGGATCGACCACAACGATATCGGCCAGGCGACGAAAAATCCAGAAACCGGCGTGATCACCGAGATTGAATCCGGCCACGCGCGTGACGCCGACGTGATCGCCGGCGACAACGCGAACATCTACCGCCTGGTGGGTGTCAATGGACAGCCGGGGGGCGCCACCGCCATCGGTTTTGCCAACGGCTTCCTGACCTTCAACTACGACAACTATTCCGGGATGAAGATCATCCCGAGGGCGGTTGAACTCCTTGACTATACGCCGGGCGGACCCGATTTTGATGCGGCGGCGCTGAATGACATCGGCGCGGCCGACGAGATCCATGGTGAAGGCGGCGACGATTTCATCTACGGCATGGTCGGCGACGACATCCTGTTCGGCGACGGTCAGGACGACGACATCATCGGTGGCTACGGCAACGACTGGATCTCCGGCGGCACCGGCCAGGACGGCGTGATCGGCGACGATGGGCGGATCTTCACCAGCCGCAACGGCACGGCCGAACCGCTCAACGGCGTGATGGTCGCCACAAGCCAGGCGTTCATCAGTACGCCGGGCAAGATGCAGCAGGCCGATATCCACGTGACCGGCCAGCTTAAGAAGGCAGTCGATCTGACACCGTTCAGCCAGGAACCGGGCTGGGGAGCAATGGACGACGAATGGGGCGGCGTGTCCAAGAACACCTCGGATGATATCATCTACGGCGGTCTGGGCAGCGACTTCCTGCACGGAGGCTCGGGTGACGACGCGATCTCGGGGGCCGAGGCTTTGCCGCAGTTCTTCGAGGCCCCGATCAATCCGGGCAACGTGCTGGGTTACAACCCGGCCACCGGAGAGTTCGCTGCGTATGACGAGTACGATCCGTTACGGAAGATCATGCTTCACCCCGATACCGGCGAGCTGTGGAAGCCTGGCGATTCGGGAACGCCGGTGGAGTTCTTCCTCAACTTCGACCCGACCCAGGGCGTGCTGCGGCCGGGCGAAACAATCTCCACCAATGGCAACAAGACGATTACGACGCCTGATGTGTACGACGACGGCAACGACGTGATCTTCGGCGATCTGGGCAACGACTGGCTCGTGGGGGGCACCGGAAAGGACACCCTCTACGGCGGCTGGGGCGACGACCTCCTGAACGCCGACGACGACCATCGGACCAACGGCGATGCCAACGATATGCCGGACACCCATTCGACTTACGAGGACCGGGCTTACGGCGGCGCCGGCCGCGACATCCTGATCGGCAACACGGGCGGGGACCGGCTCATTGATTGGGTGGGCGAGTTCAACTCGTACCTGGTGCCCTTTGCGCCTTTCGGCATGGCCACGGTGAGCAGGACGCTGCAACCCCAGCTTGCAGAATTCCTCTATGCCCTGTCCTGGAGCGACGGGGCGGACCCGACACGAGCGACCGACACGGGGGCGGATGCGGCCCGCAACGGCGAGCCGTTCGGTGAGCTGGGTGTGGTCCGACAGAAAGACTTTGCCTGGCACGATCAGACCGGCGCTCCGGCCGATCCCCAGGCCGGCAACATCCCCGGCGGCAAGCGCGATGTGCTGCGGTCGGCGAACTTCGACGGCGACAGCACGACGGCCCTGCACGGCTTCTACGTGGACAGCGGCGCGTTTACTGTGGATAAGGGCGCGCTGAAGGTCACGGCCGAGTCCCTGGGCGGCGATGCGGCGGCCGTCTTCCATGTGGACGAGGCTTTGCCGAGCTACTTCGAGATTCAGGCCACGATCCTGGCCGTCAAGCCCACGGCCGGCTGGAAGGCGAACAGCTATATCATCTTCGACTACCAGAGCGCGGATGATTTCAAGTTTGCCGGCATTGATGTATCCACCAACAAGCTGGTGATGGGACACCGCGACGCCTCGGGCTGGCACGTGGATGTGCAAGCGGTCGTTAAGGGCGGGCTGAAAGCCGACAAGTACTACAATGTTGTGGTAGCGGTCAATGGAACCAACGTTACCCTCGTGGTGGATAACAAGACCTATTTCAGCTACACCTTTGCGCCGCGTGTGGACCAGGATGGCTGGGTCTATGGTCTCAAAGACGGGATGGTGGGCGTCGGCTCCGACAATTCGCGCGGCGTCTTTGACAATATCGCTGTCCTCGTGCTTCCGCCCGAGATTACGTTGGAGGCGACCGAGGAATTCACCGATGGCGACCGCGTGATGGACTTCTCGCCGGCAACCGGGTCCTGGGAAATCCAGGGCGGGTTGTACGTTGGGACACCGCAGGTCAGCGACCGAGCCATCAGCCTGGTTGACTTGGGCATTGACCGTGGCCTCGAAGTCTCCTCGATCCTCGAGCTGCAGGTGACGCTCAACACCGACAAAGTCGGTGGAGTCGTCTTTGATTACTACAGTCTGGACGATTTCAAATTTGCGGCCATCGACGCGGACAACAATCAGATCGTCATCGGGCATTACACGGCCAAGAGCGGCTGGGTCACCGATGCCAGCTTCGCTCTGACGATTGAGGCGGGCACCGATTATGTGCTGAACCTGTCGCTGAAGGGGACCACCGTCAGCGCCTCTGTCAAGAAGCTCGACGCCACGAACTGGCAGGGCTTAGTGGGCCACGTGTTCAACGCGGCAACGGTCGACGGCGGCTTCGGAGTCTTGAGCAGAGACGGCAGCAGCTCGTTTGATGCCGTAACCGTGAAGACCGACGACCCGGCATTCGCTGCCGAGACACTACTGGCCGCCGCACCACCGGAGACAACATGGGCCGGCGAGTCGTTGTCGGCAGAGCAGCTCACGCCATTCGTCGACGAAGCGATCGCACGCTGGGCCGTGGCGTTGACAACGGATCTCAGCGAGGTCTTCGATATGGTTACATTCGCTTTGGCCGATCTCGAGGGACTTACGCTCGGCCTGACACTCGGCTCGACGATCTGGATCGATATGGATGCGGCCGGGTGGGGTTGGTTTGTTGATCCGACTCCGTGGGACGATCTGGAATTCCACCTGCAGCAGAGTGAGTTAGGGCTGATTGCGACGAACTCCAGCCCGGCATTCGGTCGGATGGACTTGCTGACCGTGGTGATGCATGAACTGGGTCACGTGCTGGGCTACGATGATCTGGATGATGATGCCGACGGTTTGATGAGCGTGACCCTGGATGCAGGGAGAAGGACTTTGCCCGCGTCTGACACAGAGGAGACTTTGCAGTCATCCACTGAATGGAAAGGCGAATACGCTATGGCCGGGGCGGCCGCTGTAAAACATCCAGGCTCCTCATCGTTGTTCGATTTCCTGGTTGACGCGGCCAGAAGGGATTATGCCCCCTTCGATCTGAGGGGCAGGATATGGACCGGGATGTTCGACGATGATGACGAGGAGTAGGCCCGGCGGCCGGCCGGATGGTTTGAATCAGTCAGCTTGGAGAGACATCAGAGACTCGGATAACTGACAGGACCATGTGGACCTGCCTGCGGGTGGAATTTGCTGCGCAGGGAGCGATTGTGATTGAGCTTGTCCTCGGATTTCTGCTACAATGTGTCCACGTAGTACGATCATTGAGATGAGGACGCTGCATGGCAGAAGACGATGTCGAGACTCCGGATGCACCCGCCGGCCCAGGCGATGCATCCCATAAGACGGCCCGTGACCCTTCCACCGGTCCGAATGGTCCACTGCGGCAATTCCTCCTGCACCTGCTGACGGTTCAATGCCGCTGCTGCCGGGCCCGACAGGGGGCGGTGCTGCAGGTCGATGGCGAGCGAGGCTCGCATGTAGTGGCCTTGCACTCCCCTGGGGCCGACGAGGGGATTACGTCATGGCTGGATCGCTGTGCTGCTTCGGCCGATAGCGTGTTCGCGGCCGGGACGGCTGCTATCGTATCGATTGATGGGGATCCGCAAGTCAACGCAATCGCCGTGCCGCTTCGGCTCGTCGGCCAGCCGCGCCTTCTGGCTGCTTTGCTGATGCGAACAGCGGATAAGGCCTCGCTGGAGGCCACTCGCCAGTTGGTGGAACTGACGACGGGCTTGGTCGCGATGACCCACCAGCATCTGGCCCAACACGGCAAAGACGGCACTGCGCAGAAGCTGCACAAGGCTATGGAGGCGCTTGCCGCCATCAATCGGCAAAACCGGTTCACGGGGGTGGCGATGTCGCTGTGCAACGAGATGGCCGCACAGTGGAAGTGCGAGCGCGTCAGTCTGGGTTTTCTCAAGGGCCGCTACGTTCGGGTCAAGGCGATGAGCCACACCGAGCACTTCAGCCGCAAGATGCGGCTGGTGCAGGATATCGAAGCGGCCCAGGAGGAGTGCCTGGATCAGGACGGCGAGATCGTGTATCCGGCCAACGAGGAGGCCACCTACGTCCATCGGGCCGCCGGCGAGCTCGCCAATCAGCACGGCCCCACCGCCATCCTGAGCCTGCCCTTGCGACACGAGGGTCGGCCCGAGGCCGTCGTTACCCTCGAGCGACCGGCTCACAGGCCCTTTGCAGCCGACGAGATCGAGACGATCCGAGTGACGTGCGATCTGTGCGGACCTCGCCTGATGAATCTGCACTATTACGATCGCTGGTTCGGCGCCAGGATGGCCGGGCACCTGCGCCGGGCGTTGGCAACCATCGTGGGAGCACAGTACACCTGGGCCAAGCTGACGGCCGTGCTCGTATTCGCCGTTGTCCTGTTTCTGTTGCTGGCCAAGGGCTGGTATCGGGTCAAAGCCCCATTCGTTCTGGAAGCCGTCTCGCAATACAAAGTCGCCGCTCCGTTCAACGGGTTCATCAAGGACGTCGGCGTCGAGATCGGCGATGCGATTTCTACCGGTCAGACTGCCTTGGCGCAATTGGACACCGCTGAGTTGCGGCTGCAACTGGCCGCCGCTCAGGCCGAGCAGGCCGGCTATCTCAAGCAAGCCGACGCGGCGATGCGGGACCGCAAGACAGCCGAGGCCCAGATCGCTCAGGCCAACGCCGATAAGGCCCAGGCCGAGATCGACCTGCTGACCCATCGTATCAATCAGGCGACCATTC is part of the Anaerobaca lacustris genome and harbors:
- a CDS encoding HlyD family efflux transporter periplasmic adaptor subunit, with product MAEDDVETPDAPAGPGDASHKTARDPSTGPNGPLRQFLLHLLTVQCRCCRARQGAVLQVDGERGSHVVALHSPGADEGITSWLDRCAASADSVFAAGTAAIVSIDGDPQVNAIAVPLRLVGQPRLLAALLMRTADKASLEATRQLVELTTGLVAMTHQHLAQHGKDGTAQKLHKAMEALAAINRQNRFTGVAMSLCNEMAAQWKCERVSLGFLKGRYVRVKAMSHTEHFSRKMRLVQDIEAAQEECLDQDGEIVYPANEEATYVHRAAGELANQHGPTAILSLPLRHEGRPEAVVTLERPAHRPFAADEIETIRVTCDLCGPRLMNLHYYDRWFGARMAGHLRRALATIVGAQYTWAKLTAVLVFAVVLFLLLAKGWYRVKAPFVLEAVSQYKVAAPFNGFIKDVGVEIGDAISTGQTALAQLDTAELRLQLAAAQAEQAGYLKQADAAMRDRKTAEAQIAQANADKAQAEIDLLTHRINQATILSPVTGILVTGDLKRQIGAPVETGQILFEVAPLDALRAELHVPEDEIFDVVVGQEGKLATATYPGDRIPFVVERINPAAEVVNNRNVFKVRVQLLETRPWMRPGMEGVAKVTIDKRPYASIWTRKVVNWVRMKLWI